From Alteromonas sp. RKMC-009, one genomic window encodes:
- the ybeY gene encoding rRNA maturation RNase YbeY, with product MPTEVQLSLWANTIFSQLDISDKELTIRFVDEEESQTLNRDYRGKDKPTNVLSFPFECPPGVPLNLLGDLVICAPVISREAQEQHKPVANHYAHMVVHGILHLIGYDHIDDDEAEEMESLEIEILAQLSIDDPYRDL from the coding sequence ATTCCAACAGAAGTTCAACTTTCTCTCTGGGCCAACACCATCTTCTCTCAACTGGATATCAGCGACAAAGAACTGACCATCCGGTTTGTAGATGAAGAAGAATCACAAACCCTCAACAGAGATTATCGCGGTAAAGATAAGCCGACCAACGTACTGTCATTTCCCTTTGAGTGCCCGCCGGGTGTACCGCTGAATCTGCTCGGTGACCTGGTCATTTGTGCGCCGGTTATCAGCCGTGAAGCACAAGAGCAGCATAAGCCGGTAGCCAACCATTATGCCCACATGGTGGTGCACGGTATCCTGCATCTGATAGGCTACGACCACATCGATGATGATGAAGCCGAAGAAATGGAATCTCTGGAAATTGAGATTTTAGCGCAATTATCCATTGACGATCCTTACCGGGATCTTTAA
- a CDS encoding HlyC/CorC family transporter, with the protein MSEDSPHSTNGSTNKSWLDKLRLTFSGEPRSKEDLVDVITEAEQRELIDPQTREMIEGVIGVNEMRVRDIMIPRTQMTTIDIDQKVEEFLPKILDTAHSRFPVISEDKDHIEGILLAKDLLSYAFSPDKAFELKDVLRPAVIVPESKRVDVLLKEFRQQRYHMAIVVDEYGGVSGLVTIEDILELIVGEIEDEYDIDENGTDDIKPLNKSTYTVKALTPVDDFNEFFKTTFDEEEADTIGGIVLKAFGHMPETGDEITVSDIHFKITNSDKRRLVQLKVTVPSME; encoded by the coding sequence ATGAGCGAAGACAGCCCTCACTCTACCAACGGCTCGACGAACAAAAGTTGGTTAGATAAATTAAGACTGACATTTTCCGGCGAGCCGAGAAGTAAGGAAGATCTGGTAGACGTTATTACAGAAGCCGAACAACGGGAACTGATTGACCCCCAGACCAGAGAAATGATTGAAGGCGTTATCGGTGTCAACGAAATGCGCGTACGGGATATCATGATCCCCAGAACGCAAATGACTACTATTGATATCGACCAGAAGGTAGAAGAGTTTCTGCCTAAAATTCTGGACACAGCCCACTCCCGCTTTCCTGTTATCAGCGAAGACAAGGACCATATCGAAGGTATTTTACTGGCAAAAGATCTGCTCAGCTATGCATTCAGTCCGGATAAGGCCTTTGAGTTAAAAGATGTACTTCGTCCGGCTGTCATTGTGCCGGAAAGTAAACGGGTGGACGTACTGCTCAAAGAGTTCCGCCAGCAACGCTACCACATGGCTATTGTTGTGGACGAATATGGTGGTGTATCCGGTCTGGTTACCATTGAAGACATTCTGGAGCTGATTGTCGGTGAAATTGAAGATGAATATGATATCGACGAAAATGGTACAGACGACATTAAACCACTGAATAAATCTACCTATACCGTTAAAGCATTAACGCCGGTGGATGACTTCAATGAGTTTTTCAAGACCACATTCGATGAAGAAGAAGCGGATACGATCGGCGGTATTGTCCTGAAAGCATTCGGGCACATGCCGGAAACCGGTGACGAAATTACCGTCAGCGATATTCACTTCAAAATTACCAACTCCGACAAGCGCCGTCTGGTGCAGCTCAAGGTTACCGTACCCTCCATGGAGTAA
- the lnt gene encoding apolipoprotein N-acyltransferase produces MLSGASLTFAYAPFSLWPVTFVALALAIRQLVKTQRPFLTGWLFGLGWFGAGISWVHVSIADFGGLPVVLSVGLMLILCGYLALYPATALWAARRWFPARLWPLALPFLWVVAEWLRSWMLSGFPWLSVGYSQINSPLAGWAPVAGETGITAIIIALAAALAIFRVRTQWPAIAVIFTVSLVSGWLLKKVNWVETAGVHSVAMVQGNIAQSLRWVPEQDIPTMEKYRGLTTPLWDNDLVIWPEAAVPKLELMATDFLQAMDRQAVSTDTALITGIVNYNWESEEAWNNLLVLGRKTPDDTQARYHYFHANRYAKHHLLPIGEFVPFEDILRPLAPLFDLPMSSFSRGDFEQTNLIANGIRLAPAICFEIAFPRQVSANVHSDTDMIITVSNDAWFGHSHGPAQHLDIARMRAVETGRPVLRATNNGITAFINEKGDVTSVLPQFEAGSLVSDVAAKHGLTPYNRAGDIPVWFVSGLLLCVALYLRRTH; encoded by the coding sequence CTGCTTAGCGGTGCCAGTTTAACCTTTGCCTATGCCCCGTTTTCGCTCTGGCCTGTCACGTTCGTGGCGCTGGCCCTGGCCATCCGCCAACTGGTAAAAACGCAACGTCCATTCTTAACCGGCTGGTTGTTCGGTCTGGGCTGGTTTGGTGCCGGCATCAGCTGGGTGCATGTCAGTATCGCTGATTTTGGTGGCTTGCCTGTGGTGTTGTCAGTGGGACTCATGCTCATTCTGTGCGGGTATCTTGCATTGTATCCTGCAACCGCGCTCTGGGCTGCAAGACGCTGGTTTCCTGCCAGGTTATGGCCGCTTGCCCTGCCGTTTCTCTGGGTCGTTGCTGAATGGCTGAGAAGCTGGATGCTGAGCGGCTTCCCCTGGTTATCGGTGGGCTACAGCCAAATCAACAGTCCGCTGGCAGGCTGGGCGCCGGTAGCCGGCGAAACCGGCATTACAGCGATTATTATTGCCCTTGCAGCAGCACTGGCAATATTCAGAGTCAGAACCCAATGGCCGGCGATAGCGGTTATTTTTACAGTTAGCCTCGTATCAGGCTGGCTGCTGAAGAAAGTTAACTGGGTGGAAACCGCCGGCGTGCACTCTGTTGCCATGGTACAGGGCAATATTGCCCAGTCACTGCGCTGGGTACCGGAACAGGATATTCCCACCATGGAAAAATATCGTGGTTTAACCACGCCGCTGTGGGACAACGATCTGGTGATATGGCCTGAAGCTGCAGTACCGAAACTGGAACTCATGGCGACAGACTTTCTGCAAGCCATGGACCGCCAGGCGGTAAGCACAGACACGGCACTCATTACCGGCATTGTTAATTACAACTGGGAGTCTGAAGAAGCATGGAATAATCTGCTGGTGCTCGGGCGCAAAACACCGGACGATACGCAGGCCCGTTACCATTATTTCCATGCCAACCGGTATGCCAAGCATCACCTGCTGCCCATCGGTGAATTTGTGCCTTTTGAAGACATATTAAGACCACTGGCCCCGTTGTTTGATTTACCTATGTCTTCATTTTCCCGCGGAGACTTTGAACAAACAAACCTGATAGCCAACGGGATCCGCCTGGCACCGGCAATTTGCTTCGAAATAGCCTTTCCCCGTCAGGTTTCGGCCAATGTTCACAGCGATACAGACATGATCATCACGGTAAGTAATGACGCCTGGTTTGGTCACTCCCACGGTCCGGCACAACATCTGGATATTGCCCGTATGCGGGCAGTTGAAACCGGCCGGCCGGTACTGCGGGCAACCAACAATGGTATTACCGCATTTATTAATGAAAAGGGCGATGTGACCTCTGTTCTGCCACAGTTTGAAGCTGGCAGTCTGGTGTCTGACGTGGCAGCCAAACATGGACTTACACCTTACAACCGCGCCGGAGATATACCGGTATGGTTTGTCAGCGGTTTATTGCTTTGCGTTGCGCTGTATCTCAGACGCACACATTAA
- a CDS encoding Xaa-Pro dipeptidase yields the protein MAGSLALTSLFTLANPLVITADRMVDVKAGKVIESAVVIIEDDVIVQAGHSKKIAIPDNAEVMALGDYTLMPGLMDMHVHLTSDPTKHGYSSLSVSVPRAAITGVKHAKDTLMAGFTTVRNVGAPGFTDVALRDAINDGDVQGPRMFVAGPSLGVTGGHCDNNLLPYVYHDKSEGVADGPWEVRKKVRENIKYGATVIKFCATGGVLSKGTKVGAQQYTEEEMQALIEEAHLRGLTVATHAHGTSGIKAAIRSGVDSVEHVSLLDDEAIELAKKHGTYFSMDVYVTEYILGEGEKAGILPESLAKERIVGTKQRENFRKAVKAGVNMVFGSDAGVYPHGDNGKQFARMVTWGMTPMEAIQAATINSATLLKQQESLGSIEAGRKADVIAVKGNPLDDMALMEDVGLVVKDGQIVKSLAM from the coding sequence ATGGCCGGTTCGCTGGCGCTTACCAGTTTATTTACGCTGGCTAATCCCCTTGTTATTACCGCAGATCGCATGGTCGATGTGAAAGCCGGTAAGGTTATCGAATCCGCCGTGGTGATTATCGAAGATGATGTGATTGTTCAGGCCGGCCACAGCAAAAAAATTGCCATACCAGACAACGCTGAAGTCATGGCACTGGGTGATTACACATTAATGCCGGGTTTGATGGACATGCACGTTCACCTGACCAGCGACCCCACAAAACACGGCTACTCATCGCTGTCTGTTTCCGTTCCCCGTGCTGCCATTACTGGTGTTAAACATGCAAAAGATACGCTGATGGCGGGTTTCACCACGGTCCGGAACGTTGGCGCACCCGGTTTTACTGATGTGGCGCTGCGTGATGCCATCAATGACGGTGATGTTCAGGGACCGCGCATGTTTGTGGCCGGCCCGTCACTGGGTGTGACCGGTGGTCACTGCGACAATAATCTTCTCCCCTATGTCTATCACGATAAAAGCGAAGGCGTTGCTGATGGTCCGTGGGAAGTACGCAAGAAAGTACGTGAAAACATCAAATACGGCGCTACTGTTATTAAGTTCTGCGCCACCGGTGGTGTTTTATCTAAAGGTACAAAAGTCGGTGCCCAGCAGTACACCGAAGAAGAAATGCAGGCACTGATTGAAGAAGCCCATTTACGCGGCCTCACCGTGGCCACGCACGCTCACGGCACCAGCGGCATAAAAGCGGCAATCCGTTCCGGTGTGGACTCTGTAGAACATGTCAGTTTGCTGGATGATGAAGCCATCGAACTGGCGAAAAAACACGGCACGTACTTTTCCATGGACGTGTACGTCACAGAATATATTCTCGGAGAAGGTGAAAAGGCCGGTATTCTGCCGGAAAGCCTCGCTAAAGAACGCATTGTAGGCACCAAACAACGGGAGAATTTCCGTAAGGCGGTGAAGGCCGGCGTCAACATGGTATTCGGTTCGGATGCCGGTGTTTATCCTCACGGGGACAATGGCAAACAGTTCGCCCGCATGGTGACCTGGGGTATGACACCCATGGAGGCCATTCAGGCTGCCACCATTAATTCTGCTACATTACTGAAGCAACAGGAATCACTTGGCAGCATTGAAGCGGGCCGGAAAGCCGACGTCATTGCAGTAAAAGGCAACCCTCTTGATGATATGGCGCTGATGGAAGATGTAGGCCTGGTGGTCAAAGACGGACAAATCGTCAAATCCCTCGCGATGTAA
- a CDS encoding Hsp20 family protein has translation MPTIDLTPLYRSFIGSDHLATLIEAANRAEKQSSYPPYNIELIDEFKYRITMAVAGFSQQDVIVEVQDNTLRIAGKKLADPKQAERKFLHKGISERGFERKFQLGDNVKVIAADMALGLLHIDLQRLIPEAKKPQRISIGGGD, from the coding sequence ATGCCTACTATCGACTTAACTCCCCTTTACCGCTCTTTTATCGGCTCAGACCATCTGGCTACATTAATTGAAGCTGCAAACCGTGCAGAAAAGCAGAGCAGCTACCCGCCGTACAACATTGAACTGATTGACGAGTTTAAATACCGCATCACCATGGCTGTAGCGGGTTTCAGTCAGCAGGACGTGATTGTGGAAGTGCAGGACAATACCTTACGGATTGCCGGTAAAAAGCTGGCCGATCCTAAGCAGGCTGAGCGGAAGTTCCTGCACAAGGGCATTTCTGAACGGGGTTTTGAACGCAAGTTCCAGTTAGGTGACAACGTAAAAGTGATTGCGGCCGATATGGCACTCGGCCTGCTGCATATTGATTTACAACGTCTTATCCCGGAAGCGAAAAAGCCTCAGCGCATTTCCATCGGCGGCGGAGACTGA
- a CDS encoding tetratricopeptide repeat protein, with protein MRDTIRIIISLSFLISGSVNALSYTSLDSCLASAVDCKNETRQLLKNTAAGSRDWYMLMYYNLSARWDLDNLSLTRQELSGYADMTDAPDVFKIVVYTIYAKKLLSSGETEQGTEYAHLARDLIMRSAEYAPDPRRLAELIILHNYLKDYDAASELADWAVRRTENIRNPDAKAPLHMAIAHVAFFIKDYDKALQYYGYVAEAHEHKNEPLQLSNAYSSLGVVYLHKEEYKPARYYLKQAGHALDQALGTYETGDKTYIRLRIAELDFIEGKKEAAIAALAKIDPGKVHKHHMPLYRKLQTQAGQSPPPMEMR; from the coding sequence GTGCGCGACACCATCCGTATAATTATAAGTTTGTCTTTCCTGATTTCAGGAAGCGTTAATGCGTTGTCTTACACCAGTCTTGACAGTTGTCTTGCCAGTGCTGTGGACTGTAAAAATGAAACCCGTCAGTTACTGAAAAATACTGCTGCCGGAAGCCGGGACTGGTACATGCTGATGTACTACAACCTGTCTGCACGGTGGGATTTGGATAACCTGTCTCTGACCCGTCAGGAACTCAGCGGTTATGCTGACATGACGGATGCCCCCGATGTCTTCAAAATTGTGGTTTACACCATTTATGCCAAGAAGCTGTTAAGTAGCGGTGAGACAGAGCAGGGAACAGAATACGCTCATCTTGCCCGTGATTTAATTATGCGTTCGGCAGAGTATGCCCCTGATCCACGGCGTCTTGCAGAACTCATCATTCTCCACAACTACCTCAAAGATTATGACGCTGCCAGCGAACTGGCTGACTGGGCGGTAAGGCGTACTGAAAATATCCGTAATCCTGATGCGAAAGCGCCTTTGCATATGGCAATCGCACATGTGGCATTTTTTATAAAGGATTACGACAAAGCATTGCAATATTACGGCTATGTGGCCGAAGCGCATGAGCATAAGAATGAGCCGCTACAGCTTTCTAATGCTTACAGCAGTCTGGGCGTTGTCTATCTGCACAAAGAAGAATATAAGCCGGCCCGGTATTATTTGAAGCAGGCGGGTCATGCCCTTGACCAGGCGCTGGGTACGTATGAAACGGGCGATAAAACCTACATCCGGCTGAGAATAGCGGAACTGGACTTTATCGAAGGGAAGAAAGAGGCTGCTATCGCCGCACTGGCTAAGATAGATCCCGGTAAAGTGCATAAACATCATATGCCACTTTACCGGAAATTACAGACACAAGCCGGTCAGTCTCCGCCGCCGATGGAAATGCGCTGA
- a CDS encoding alpha/beta hydrolase translates to MKHSLILLVLILLSGCSRMVAERIESPAQLIHYEQATLDQMYAQWGVVEKQWCSERSSYCIPYKDGGAVTRQLPSMSFTVSRDFGNQFSFLKEVTIAPRDVGQFSGTVVLLHGYGAKKESWMSTGFYFQALGFRVIEPDLMGQGESSAPLGFGVRDADLLAEFIDHTVDITEEPVYLVGHSMGALAAVKTARKLESVAGLVLLAPMDRFDRATIGVAHTFKPRLSKLVPDSSIRAGAELALKRAGLSVEQTDMFADLPALNVPILTYGSDQDLVSNIRRANGWSKLANVTRIVNDDETHMSVIGISDTEHQVLMNWLEHAGNHRPALSAALTAQ, encoded by the coding sequence GTGAAACATTCATTAATACTTTTAGTCCTGATCTTACTCAGTGGCTGCTCACGGATGGTAGCAGAGCGCATCGAATCACCCGCGCAATTAATTCACTACGAACAGGCCACACTGGACCAGATGTATGCCCAATGGGGTGTGGTTGAGAAGCAGTGGTGTAGTGAGCGCTCATCTTATTGTATTCCTTATAAAGATGGCGGTGCTGTTACCCGTCAGCTTCCCAGTATGTCTTTTACCGTATCGCGGGATTTTGGTAATCAGTTCAGCTTTTTGAAAGAAGTGACAATTGCTCCCCGTGATGTCGGGCAATTTTCCGGCACCGTTGTTTTACTTCACGGTTACGGTGCGAAAAAAGAAAGCTGGATGAGTACCGGTTTCTATTTTCAGGCATTGGGATTCCGCGTCATTGAACCTGATTTAATGGGGCAGGGCGAGTCCTCTGCACCACTCGGGTTTGGTGTGCGTGATGCAGACTTACTTGCCGAGTTTATCGACCATACCGTGGATATCACTGAAGAGCCTGTTTATCTCGTTGGTCACTCCATGGGCGCGTTAGCTGCGGTGAAAACAGCCAGAAAGCTGGAGTCCGTGGCCGGGCTGGTATTACTGGCTCCTATGGACCGGTTTGACCGCGCTACCATTGGTGTCGCCCATACGTTCAAACCCCGTTTAAGTAAGCTGGTACCTGATTCATCTATCCGTGCCGGCGCAGAACTGGCGCTGAAACGGGCAGGGCTCTCTGTTGAGCAGACAGATATGTTTGCAGATTTACCTGCACTGAATGTACCTATTCTCACCTACGGTTCTGATCAGGATCTCGTCAGTAATATTCGCCGTGCTAACGGCTGGTCAAAGCTGGCAAACGTTACCCGAATTGTAAATGATGACGAAACGCACATGTCAGTCATCGGGATCAGCGATACCGAGCATCAGGTGTTGATGAACTGGCTGGAGCATGCGGGTAATCACCGGCCTGCGCTGTCTGCTGCACTCACTGCTCAGTAA
- the greA gene encoding transcription elongation factor GreA has translation MSQYPMTARGAELLRKELNELKTVTRPRIIASIAEAREHGDLKENAEYHAAREEQSFCEGRIQDIEGKLSNAQIIDVTKMDNTGKVIFGTTVTIMNLETDAETTYRIVGDDEADIKNNLISVNSPIARGLIGKELDDVVNIQTPAGTVEFEITEVEYI, from the coding sequence ATGAGTCAGTATCCGATGACCGCTCGTGGCGCAGAGTTATTGCGCAAAGAATTAAATGAATTAAAAACAGTGACCCGCCCGCGTATTATCGCTTCTATTGCCGAAGCCCGTGAGCACGGCGACCTGAAAGAGAATGCCGAGTATCATGCTGCCCGTGAAGAGCAGAGCTTCTGTGAAGGTCGTATTCAGGACATCGAAGGAAAGTTATCTAACGCGCAAATCATCGATGTTACCAAAATGGATAATACCGGTAAGGTCATTTTTGGTACTACAGTTACCATTATGAATCTGGAAACGGATGCAGAAACCACTTACCGCATCGTGGGTGATGATGAAGCTGATATCAAAAATAATCTGATTTCAGTGAATTCTCCTATCGCCCGTGGTCTTATCGGTAAAGAACTGGATGATGTGGTAAATATCCAGACACCGGCAGGCACTGTCGAGTTCGAAATTACCGAAGTGGAATATATCTGA
- the carB gene encoding carbamoyl-phosphate synthase large subunit, protein MPKRTDIKSILILGAGPIVIGQACEFDYSGAQACKALREEGYRVILVNSNPATIMTDPEMADATYIEPIHWEVVRKIIEKERPDVVLPTMGGQTALNCALDLEREGVLKEFNVELIGATADAIDKAEDRERFDKAMKSIGLECPRAEIAHTMEQAHDVLSRIGFPCIIRPSFTMGGTGGGIAYNIDEFNEICTRGLDLSPTNELLIDESLIGWKEYEMEVVRDKNDNCIIVCTIENFDAMGVHTGDSITVAPAQTLTDKEFQIMRNAAMAVLREIGVETGGSNVQFGVDPKTGRMVIIEMNPRVSRSSALASKATGFPIAKVAAKLAVGYTLDELANDITGGLTPASFEPSIDYVVTKIPRFNFEKFAGANDRLTTQMKSVGEVMAIGRNQQESLQKALRGLEVGATGLNPILDPQDDEAMSKLKYELQNPGAERIWYIGDAFRMGMSVEEVFSYTNVDRWYLVQLEELIKLENQVAEQGVSALTEDFTRALKRKGFSDARLAELTNVAESDIRDIRRGFGITPVYKRVDTCAAEFSTSTAYMYSTYDEECEAAPTDKDKIMVLGGGPNRIGQGIEFDYCCVHAALSMREDGYETIMVNCNPETVSTDYDTSDRLYFEPVTLEDVLEIVAKEQPKGVIVQYGGQTPLKLARALEANGVPIIGTSPEAIDRAEDRERFQHMVNKLGLKQPANATVTNIEQALARAEEIGFPLVVRPSYVLGGRAMEIVYDLKDLKRYLNEAVKVSNDAPVLLDRFLDDAIEVDIDAICDGTEVVIGGIMEHIEQAGVHSGDSACSLPSHSLPKDIQDTMRKQVRDMALELGVVGLMNTQFAIKDGEVYLIEVNPRAARTVPFVSKATGVPLAKVAARCMAGQSLQSQGVTEEIIPPFYSVKEVVLPFAKFQGVDPLLGPEMRSTGEVMGVGDTFEEAYAKANLGASAPLPREGKALLSVRNNDKARVVDLAKAMIEAGFKIEATSGTAKSLIDAGVECTVVNKVSEGRPNIVDSIKNGEYSYIINTTEGRQAITDSVYIRREALVNKITYTTTMNAAFATIRAKSADDRNKVSSVQELHARINA, encoded by the coding sequence ATGCCAAAACGTACTGACATAAAAAGTATTCTGATTCTGGGTGCCGGCCCTATCGTTATCGGCCAGGCCTGTGAATTTGACTATTCCGGCGCACAAGCCTGTAAGGCACTGCGCGAAGAGGGTTACCGCGTCATTCTGGTAAACTCTAACCCTGCGACTATCATGACTGACCCTGAAATGGCTGATGCAACCTACATCGAGCCGATTCACTGGGAAGTGGTACGCAAAATCATCGAAAAAGAACGTCCTGATGTGGTACTGCCTACCATGGGCGGCCAGACTGCACTGAACTGTGCGCTGGATCTTGAGCGTGAAGGCGTACTGAAAGAGTTCAACGTTGAACTGATTGGTGCAACGGCTGACGCTATCGATAAAGCGGAAGACCGTGAGCGCTTTGATAAAGCGATGAAGTCTATCGGTCTGGAATGTCCCCGTGCGGAAATTGCTCACACTATGGAGCAGGCCCACGATGTACTCAGCCGCATCGGTTTCCCTTGTATCATCCGTCCGTCATTCACCATGGGTGGCACCGGTGGTGGTATCGCGTACAACATTGATGAGTTCAATGAAATCTGTACCCGCGGTCTTGACCTTTCTCCTACCAATGAGCTGCTTATCGACGAGTCGCTGATTGGCTGGAAAGAGTACGAGATGGAAGTGGTTCGCGATAAAAATGATAACTGCATTATCGTTTGTACTATCGAAAACTTCGATGCCATGGGTGTTCACACTGGTGACTCTATCACTGTTGCACCGGCACAAACGCTGACCGACAAAGAATTCCAGATCATGCGTAACGCGGCCATGGCCGTACTGCGCGAAATCGGTGTTGAAACCGGCGGTTCAAACGTACAGTTCGGTGTGGATCCGAAGACTGGCCGTATGGTTATCATCGAGATGAACCCGCGCGTATCACGTTCTTCAGCACTGGCATCAAAAGCTACCGGCTTCCCGATTGCGAAAGTGGCTGCCAAGCTGGCTGTGGGTTATACCCTGGACGAACTGGCTAACGATATTACCGGTGGTCTGACGCCGGCCTCTTTCGAGCCGTCTATCGACTACGTTGTGACTAAGATTCCACGCTTTAACTTCGAAAAATTTGCCGGTGCGAACGACCGTCTTACCACACAGATGAAGTCTGTAGGCGAAGTGATGGCGATTGGCCGTAATCAGCAGGAATCACTGCAGAAAGCATTACGTGGTCTGGAAGTGGGCGCTACGGGTCTGAACCCGATTCTGGACCCGCAGGACGACGAAGCCATGAGCAAGCTCAAGTATGAGCTGCAAAACCCGGGCGCTGAGCGTATCTGGTACATCGGTGATGCTTTCCGTATGGGTATGAGCGTTGAGGAAGTGTTCTCTTACACCAATGTAGACCGCTGGTATCTGGTACAGCTAGAAGAACTGATTAAACTGGAAAACCAGGTGGCAGAGCAGGGCGTAAGCGCACTGACTGAAGATTTCACCCGTGCGCTGAAGCGTAAAGGTTTCTCTGATGCCCGTCTGGCTGAGCTGACTAACGTTGCAGAAAGCGACATCCGCGACATCCGCCGTGGTTTCGGTATCACTCCGGTGTATAAGCGTGTTGATACCTGTGCTGCTGAATTCTCAACCAGCACTGCGTATATGTACTCCACATACGACGAAGAATGTGAAGCTGCACCGACGGATAAAGATAAAATCATGGTACTGGGCGGTGGTCCTAACCGTATCGGTCAGGGTATCGAATTCGATTACTGCTGTGTGCACGCTGCGCTGTCTATGCGTGAAGACGGCTACGAGACCATCATGGTTAACTGTAACCCTGAAACGGTTTCTACCGACTACGACACATCAGACCGTCTGTACTTCGAACCGGTAACGTTAGAAGACGTGCTGGAAATCGTTGCAAAAGAACAGCCCAAAGGCGTGATTGTTCAGTACGGTGGTCAGACACCACTGAAACTGGCCCGTGCCCTTGAAGCGAACGGTGTACCGATTATCGGTACGTCTCCGGAAGCCATTGACCGTGCAGAAGACCGTGAGCGCTTCCAGCACATGGTGAACAAGCTGGGTCTTAAGCAGCCGGCTAACGCAACGGTTACCAACATTGAACAGGCTCTGGCCCGTGCAGAAGAAATCGGCTTCCCGCTGGTAGTTCGTCCTTCATACGTTCTGGGTGGCCGTGCGATGGAAATCGTGTATGACCTGAAAGATCTGAAACGTTACCTGAACGAAGCGGTTAAAGTGTCTAACGACGCCCCGGTACTGCTGGACCGTTTCCTTGACGACGCGATTGAAGTCGACATCGACGCTATCTGTGACGGCACAGAAGTGGTGATCGGCGGCATCATGGAGCACATCGAACAAGCCGGTGTTCACTCTGGTGACTCTGCCTGTTCATTACCTTCACACTCTCTGCCAAAAGATATTCAGGACACCATGCGTAAGCAGGTTCGTGATATGGCGTTAGAGCTGGGTGTTGTGGGTCTGATGAATACACAGTTTGCTATCAAAGACGGTGAAGTTTACCTGATTGAAGTGAACCCCCGTGCTGCCCGTACCGTACCTTTCGTATCTAAAGCGACAGGCGTACCGCTGGCGAAAGTTGCAGCCCGCTGTATGGCCGGTCAGTCACTGCAGTCTCAGGGTGTGACGGAAGAAATCATTCCGCCGTTCTACTCTGTGAAAGAAGTGGTACTGCCATTTGCTAAGTTCCAGGGTGTTGACCCGCTGTTAGGGCCTGAAATGCGCTCTACCGGTGAGGTTATGGGTGTGGGTGATACCTTCGAAGAAGCGTATGCCAAAGCCAACCTGGGTGCCAGTGCGCCTCTGCCAAGAGAAGGCAAAGCGTTACTGTCTGTACGTAACAATGATAAAGCCCGTGTTGTCGACCTTGCCAAAGCAATGATCGAAGCCGGCTTTAAGATTGAAGCGACCAGCGGTACTGCGAAGAGCCTGATTGATGCAGGTGTTGAATGTACTGTAGTCAATAAGGTGTCTGAAGGACGTCCTAACATCGTTGATTCAATTAAAAACGGTGAATACAGCTATATCATCAACACCACGGAAGGCCGCCAGGCAATCACGGATTCTGTGTACATTCGTCGTGAAGCGTTAGTGAATAAAATCACTTACACCACAACAATGAATGCAGCATTCGCTACGATTCGTGCAAAATCTGCCGATGACCGTAACAAGGTTTCATCAGTGCAGGAGCTGCATGCCCGTATTAATGCCTGA